The Pyrus communis chromosome 14, drPyrComm1.1, whole genome shotgun sequence sequence TTTCTCGAAATTTTATAATTCTTTAGCTATCTgttgaagttttgaatctttAGTGGGGTGCTGTTTGGAAGGCATATGGTGGAGTGTAATTTTCCCTTGTGTTTAGGACGACGAATTTCCGCTTTTTGATACTAAGTGCTGATGTTTGTGCCAGGTACAAGCCCGATGTTATTAAAGGCGACATGGATTCAATCCGAAGGGATGTCTTGGAATTTTATGCTAGGATGGTAAGTGAGCTTGTTTGAACAAGAATCTTCTgcgtaattcttagtatgttcaGCTGTCATTCCTTGTCATATCTAGCAAACTTGTCGAATTGTTTGTTAATGTTGTCATCCTTGGAATTATGTCGCATTTGATGTCGCGGTGGTACTGTTGCTAATTGATTTGCATACATGCGGTGCTCTGGAGTTTTCTCAGGATGTCTTTTGCTATTTGGATGCAGGGAACTCAAATTATTAATGAATCTGAGGATCAGGACACGACTGATTTGCACAAGTGTATAGCATACATATGTGACTCGGCACCAAACCTAGATAAGTCTAATGTATGTTGTGTATTATTATCGTTCCAACATTCGTTTTGTTTTTCTGCTTTGGAATTTAGTCTGATTTTGTAGGTGCTTTAGTATTACTTTCGGTAACTAAAACTGTGTATCCTTGCAACTTATTGTGAGTTGGGTAGTCAAATATGTTGATTACAGATATTGACACTTTGATAAATAGACTGCTGGTTTGTTTTTCACCTCTATACATGAACTGAGTTTCTTCCTGATGTCTTGCCAGCTATGCATTCTGGTTGCTGGGGCACTTGGTGGACGGTTTGACCACGAGATTGGAAACATCAATGTGTTATGTCGATTCTCAAACATTCGAATAACTCTCATATCTGATGATTGCCTCATCCATCTTCTTCCAAGAACACACCGCCATGAGATCCATATTCAGTCTTCTGTTGAGGGCCCTCATTGTGGACTCATACCCATTGGGATGCCATCGGGAAGTACTACAACCACTGGGCTTCAATGGGATCTCGGTGAGTATCTCTTAAGGGCGTAAGGCTAGTTAATGCTTACTTTAGGGGTTCGCTTTTCATATACTTTTCTAGTGACCTCTTCCTATTCTGACCTGCTTAAATGTGACAAAAAAGGGAAAAGGCGTGCCTAGTATTGGTTTCATTGA is a genomic window containing:
- the LOC137715978 gene encoding thiamine pyrophosphokinase 1 isoform X2 translates to MCADGGANRVYDDMPLLLPHENAVDVRKRYKPDVIKGDMDSIRRDVLEFYARMGTQIINESEDQDTTDLHKCIAYICDSAPNLDKSNLCILVAGALGGRFDHEIGNINVLCRFSNIRITLISDDCLIHLLPRTHRHEIHIQSSVEGPHCGLIPIGMPSGSTTTTGLQWDLAETEMRFGGLVSTSNIVKGEKITVQSDSDLLWTISIKKM
- the LOC137715978 gene encoding thiamine pyrophosphokinase 1 isoform X1, with the translated sequence MDLMSHSSAFLLPTIPPNQTPSPTYALVFLNQSLPRFAPLLWDHAQLRMCADGGANRVYDDMPLLLPHENAVDVRKRYKPDVIKGDMDSIRRDVLEFYARMGTQIINESEDQDTTDLHKCIAYICDSAPNLDKSNLCILVAGALGGRFDHEIGNINVLCRFSNIRITLISDDCLIHLLPRTHRHEIHIQSSVEGPHCGLIPIGMPSGSTTTTGLQWDLAETEMRFGGLVSTSNIVKGEKITVQSDSDLLWTISIKKM